CGCGGTGCTGTCCGTGGTCGCCCTGGCGGTGTTCTGGCTGCTGGCGCCGCGCCGGGTGCCGGACCGGCTGGCGACCTCCGTGGAGCTGACCGTCCGGCAGGCGATCACCCGGGTGCTGCGGTCGTCGGCGCAGTGGAAGCTGTCCGCCGCGCTGTTCCTCGGCTTCGGCCTGTACCTGGGCGTCACCACCTGGCTGGAGGAGATGCTCAAGCCGAAGGGCATCGACGCGACCGGTGCGGGGCTCGTCGCCGGCGTGATCACCATCGCCGGGATGGCCGGGTCGGTCGCGCTGGGCGCGCTCAGCGACCGGGTCCGGCGGCGCAAGCCGTTCCTGCTGGCGGCGGGCCTGGTGGCCGCCCCCTGCCTGTGGCTGCTCGGCCACCTCAGCTCGATGGTCGCCCTGGTGGCGGCCGCCGCCGTCTTCGGCTTCTTCATGCTCGCCGCCCTGCCGGTGTCGATCGCCATCGCCTCGGAGGAGCCGACCATGGGCCCGCAGGTCGCGAGCACCGCCGTCGGGGTCATGCTCATGGCGGGCAACCTCGGGGGCGCCGCGATCGTCGCAGTGATGGGCCTGCTGAAGAACGCGCAGGGCAGCTTCGACGGCGGAGTGACCCTGACCGTCGTCCTCGCGCTCGCGGTCGTGGCCATCGC
The Actinomycetes bacterium DNA segment above includes these coding regions:
- a CDS encoding MFS transporter, with the translated sequence MKTPATVEVAHARAGSWRVLAAYVLLVATSHVLWISFASVTADAATAYHTTELTIGLLVSVGPICSAVFSIPGGAVADRFGYRTPLLWAGAATVVFAFLRPLAPSFPMLLLLTIGLLIPQPFLINAVADLVNRHFPDEETATATGLGTMAIFLGITVGLIATPPLVSAVGVRGSQVVYAVLSVVALAVFWLLAPRRVPDRLATSVELTVRQAITRVLRSSAQWKLSAALFLGFGLYLGVTTWLEEMLKPKGIDATGAGLVAGVITIAGMAGSVALGALSDRVRRRKPFLLAAGLVAAPCLWLLGHLSSMVALVAAAAVFGFFMLAALPVSIAIASEEPTMGPQVASTAVGVMLMAGNLGGAAIVAVMGLLKNAQGSFDGGVTLTVVLALAVVAIAATIPEPLRGHPR